One genomic region from Gossypium hirsutum isolate 1008001.06 chromosome D13, Gossypium_hirsutum_v2.1, whole genome shotgun sequence encodes:
- the LOC107888429 gene encoding reticulon-like protein B21 isoform X4, with protein MDLSYRRLGVKSNVVAAGSVWETRMKSDEFRGGIKVFNGEDEDEEEESINVDGDKRLKKGQSVGGSKRKTWKNESFDGFKKNPIKVVAKGRSMEHCKDLSLAVVDNGIKKKSPVQVKKGRSDGNERNPILMRKQRSQVHKRTAKTDSNGNEDLGLDSIEENEKNPVETDKVESETEESNDEHGVCQDKTISSCADNGDTVKSSPEPLLDDDAHGDGDGDGVEDDEEQIEEENGIEVENEKKSFDIKEMNVQEDKKLPKIDIQVKKSPEEKPNKAINEMKKVHEDKGSNVVNQVKKFSQFHNKIATFSSTMNKQPPPVVKLATSIPTKSKPFSASNDDYHYHKFPQTQNKLQNIVMWRDIPKSALMFGIGAFIIISSSYTQDLNIRSILCRGVVEIDESNCVVGEEEAIWLLKLVLPYLNEFLLKLRALFSGDPSTTMKMAVLLFVLARCGSSITIWKMAKLGFFGVFIVLKLCTSYSHQLTAYGKFWIGRFRDAWESCTHKKAVAMVLFTLVWNLCSTLARIWAAFMLFVALRYYQQKMTDEWMEREEGLCGNGSSIGNLRQRHHRLNTSKVEPLKVKSGF; from the exons atggatttGAGTTACAGAAGACTAGGTGTTAAAAGCAATGTTGTTGCAGCTGGGTCGGTGTGGGAAACTAGGATGAAGAGCGATGAATTCAGAGGTGGAATCAAGGTTTTCAATggagaagatgaagatgaagaagaagaaagcatCAATGTTGATGGTGATAAAAGATTGAAGAAAGGACAAAGTGTCGGTGGTAGCAAGAGAAAGACTTGGAAAAATGAAAGCTTTGATGGGTTCAAGAAGAACCCAATTAAGGTAGTAGCTAAAGGAAGATCCATGGAACATTGTAAAGATTTGAGCTTGGCTGTTGTTGATAATGGGATTAAGAAGAAGAGTCCAGTTCAGGTCAAGAAAGGAAGATCTGATGGAAATGAGAGAAACCCAATTCTTATGAGGAAGCAAAGATCTCAAGTTCATAAAAGGACTGCAAAAACAGATTCAAATGGAAATGAGGATTTGGGTTTAGATTCCATTGAAGAAAATGAGAAGAATCCAGTTGAAACAGACAAGGTTGAATCTGAGACTGAAGAGAGCAATGACGAGCATGGTGTTTGCCAAGACAAAACCATTTCAAGCTGTGCTGATAATGGAGATACAGTCAAATCATCACCTGAACCATTACTTGATGATGATGCTcatggtgatggtgatggtgatggtgtTGAAGATGATGAAGAACAGATAGAGGAAGAGAATGGAATTGAAGTTGAAAATGAAAAGAAGAGCTTTGATATTAAGGAAATGAATGTACAAGAGGACAAGAAGCTTCCCAAAATTGATATTCAAGTGAAGAAATCACCAGAAGAAAAGCCTAACAAAGCTATCAATGAAATGAAGAAGGTACATGAAGATAAAGGTAGTAATGTTGTTAATCAAGTGAAGAAATTTAGTCAATTCCATAACAAAATTGCAACTTTTTCTTCAACTATGAACAAACAGCCTCCACCAGTTGTAAAGCTTGCTACTTCAATTCCCACAAAATCTAAACCTT TTTCAGCCTCAAATGATGATTACCATTACCACAAATTCCCACAAACACAGAACAAATTGCAGAATATAG TAATGTGGAGAGACATACCGAAATCGGCACTGATGTTCGGAATAGGAGCATTCATCATAATCTCATCCTCTTACACACAAGATCTCAACATCAG ATCAATCCTCTGCAG GGGAGTTGTGGAAATAGATGAATCAAACTGTGTGGTTGGAGAAGAAGAAGCAATTTGGTTACTTAAATTGGTTCTTCCTTACTTGAATGAGTTCTTATTAAAGCTGAGGGCACTTTTTTCTGGTGATCCTTCAACAACAATGAAG ATGGCAGTGCTGCTGTTTGTTTTGGCCAGGTGTGGCAGCTCTATAACCATCTGGAAAATGGCTAAACtcg GTTTCTTTGGCGTTTTCATTGTTCTAAAACTCTGCACTTCTTATTCTCACCAATTAACTGCATACG GAAAGTTTTGGATTGGACGGTTTCGAGATGCATGGGAATCATGCACACATAAAAAGGCCGTGGCAATGGTCCTCTTCACCCTGGTTTGGAACCTATGTTCTACTCTTGCTCGCATTTGGGCCG CATTCATGCTATTTGTGGCACTTCGATACTATCAGCAAAAAATGACGGATGAATGGATGGAGAGGGAAGAAGGTCTATGTGGAAATGGATCATCCATTGGAAATTTAAGACAAAGACATCATCGGCTTAACACATCTAAAGTAGAACCACTTAAAGTTAAGAGCGGATTCTGA
- the LOC107888429 gene encoding reticulon-like protein B21 isoform X3 has product MDLSYRRLGVKSNVVAAGSVWETRMKSDEFRGGIKVFNGEDEDEEEESINVDGDKRLKKGQSVGGSKRKTWKNESFDGFKKNPIKVVAKGRSMEHCKDLSLAVVDNGIKKKSPVQVKKGRSDGNERNPILMRKQRSQVHKRTAKTDSNGNEDLGLDSIEENEKNPVETDKVESETEESNDEHGVCQDKTISSCADNGDTVKSSPEPLLDDDAHGDGDGDGVEDDEEQIEEENGIEVENEKKSFDIKEMNVQEDKKLPKIDIQVKKSPEEKPNKAINEMKKVHEDKGSNVVNQVKKFSQFHNKIATFSSTMNKQPPPVVKLATSIPTKSKPFSASNDDYHYHKFPQTQNKLQNIVDLVMWRDIPKSALMFGIGAFIIISSSYTQDLNIRSILCRGVVEIDESNCVVGEEEAIWLLKLVLPYLNEFLLKLRALFSGDPSTTMKMAVLLFVLARCGSSITIWKMAKLGFFGVFIVLKLCTSYSHQLTAYGKFWIGRFRDAWESCTHKKAVAMVLFTLVWNLCSTLARIWAAFMLFVALRYYQQKMTDEWMEREEGLCGNGSSIGNLRQRHHRLNTSKVEPLKVKSGF; this is encoded by the exons atggatttGAGTTACAGAAGACTAGGTGTTAAAAGCAATGTTGTTGCAGCTGGGTCGGTGTGGGAAACTAGGATGAAGAGCGATGAATTCAGAGGTGGAATCAAGGTTTTCAATggagaagatgaagatgaagaagaagaaagcatCAATGTTGATGGTGATAAAAGATTGAAGAAAGGACAAAGTGTCGGTGGTAGCAAGAGAAAGACTTGGAAAAATGAAAGCTTTGATGGGTTCAAGAAGAACCCAATTAAGGTAGTAGCTAAAGGAAGATCCATGGAACATTGTAAAGATTTGAGCTTGGCTGTTGTTGATAATGGGATTAAGAAGAAGAGTCCAGTTCAGGTCAAGAAAGGAAGATCTGATGGAAATGAGAGAAACCCAATTCTTATGAGGAAGCAAAGATCTCAAGTTCATAAAAGGACTGCAAAAACAGATTCAAATGGAAATGAGGATTTGGGTTTAGATTCCATTGAAGAAAATGAGAAGAATCCAGTTGAAACAGACAAGGTTGAATCTGAGACTGAAGAGAGCAATGACGAGCATGGTGTTTGCCAAGACAAAACCATTTCAAGCTGTGCTGATAATGGAGATACAGTCAAATCATCACCTGAACCATTACTTGATGATGATGCTcatggtgatggtgatggtgatggtgtTGAAGATGATGAAGAACAGATAGAGGAAGAGAATGGAATTGAAGTTGAAAATGAAAAGAAGAGCTTTGATATTAAGGAAATGAATGTACAAGAGGACAAGAAGCTTCCCAAAATTGATATTCAAGTGAAGAAATCACCAGAAGAAAAGCCTAACAAAGCTATCAATGAAATGAAGAAGGTACATGAAGATAAAGGTAGTAATGTTGTTAATCAAGTGAAGAAATTTAGTCAATTCCATAACAAAATTGCAACTTTTTCTTCAACTATGAACAAACAGCCTCCACCAGTTGTAAAGCTTGCTACTTCAATTCCCACAAAATCTAAACCTT TTTCAGCCTCAAATGATGATTACCATTACCACAAATTCCCACAAACACAGAACAAATTGCAGAATATAG TTGATTTAGTAATGTGGAGAGACATACCGAAATCGGCACTGATGTTCGGAATAGGAGCATTCATCATAATCTCATCCTCTTACACACAAGATCTCAACATCAG ATCAATCCTCTGCAG GGGAGTTGTGGAAATAGATGAATCAAACTGTGTGGTTGGAGAAGAAGAAGCAATTTGGTTACTTAAATTGGTTCTTCCTTACTTGAATGAGTTCTTATTAAAGCTGAGGGCACTTTTTTCTGGTGATCCTTCAACAACAATGAAG ATGGCAGTGCTGCTGTTTGTTTTGGCCAGGTGTGGCAGCTCTATAACCATCTGGAAAATGGCTAAACtcg GTTTCTTTGGCGTTTTCATTGTTCTAAAACTCTGCACTTCTTATTCTCACCAATTAACTGCATACG GAAAGTTTTGGATTGGACGGTTTCGAGATGCATGGGAATCATGCACACATAAAAAGGCCGTGGCAATGGTCCTCTTCACCCTGGTTTGGAACCTATGTTCTACTCTTGCTCGCATTTGGGCCG CATTCATGCTATTTGTGGCACTTCGATACTATCAGCAAAAAATGACGGATGAATGGATGGAGAGGGAAGAAGGTCTATGTGGAAATGGATCATCCATTGGAAATTTAAGACAAAGACATCATCGGCTTAACACATCTAAAGTAGAACCACTTAAAGTTAAGAGCGGATTCTGA
- the LOC107888429 gene encoding reticulon-like protein B21 isoform X6 → MDLSYRRLGVKSNVVAAGSVWETRMKSDEFRGGIKVFNGEDEDEEEESINVDGDKRLKKGQSVGGSKRKTWKNESFDGFKKNPIKVVAKGRSMEHCKDLSLAVVDNGIKKKSPVQVKKGRSDGNERNPILMRKQRSQVHKRTAKTDSNGNEDLGLDSIEENEKNPVETDKVESETEESNDEHGVCQDKTISSCADNGDTVKSSPEPLLDDDAHGDGDGDGVEDDEEQIEEENGIEVENEKKSFDIKEMNVQEDKKLPKIDIQVKKSPEEKPNKAINEMKKPPPVVKLATSIPTKSKPFSASNDDYHYHKFPQTQNKLQNIVMWRDIPKSALMFGIGAFIIISSSYTQDLNISFISVISYMGLVYLAAIFLYRSILCRGVVEIDESNCVVGEEEAIWLLKLVLPYLNEFLLKLRALFSGDPSTTMKMAVLLFVLARCGSSITIWKMAKLGFFGVFIVLKLCTSYSHQLTAYGKFWIGRFRDAWESCTHKKAVAMVLFTLVWNLCSTLARIWAAFMLFVALRYYQQKMTDEWMEREEGLCGNGSSIGNLRQRHHRLNTSKVEPLKVKSGF, encoded by the exons atggatttGAGTTACAGAAGACTAGGTGTTAAAAGCAATGTTGTTGCAGCTGGGTCGGTGTGGGAAACTAGGATGAAGAGCGATGAATTCAGAGGTGGAATCAAGGTTTTCAATggagaagatgaagatgaagaagaagaaagcatCAATGTTGATGGTGATAAAAGATTGAAGAAAGGACAAAGTGTCGGTGGTAGCAAGAGAAAGACTTGGAAAAATGAAAGCTTTGATGGGTTCAAGAAGAACCCAATTAAGGTAGTAGCTAAAGGAAGATCCATGGAACATTGTAAAGATTTGAGCTTGGCTGTTGTTGATAATGGGATTAAGAAGAAGAGTCCAGTTCAGGTCAAGAAAGGAAGATCTGATGGAAATGAGAGAAACCCAATTCTTATGAGGAAGCAAAGATCTCAAGTTCATAAAAGGACTGCAAAAACAGATTCAAATGGAAATGAGGATTTGGGTTTAGATTCCATTGAAGAAAATGAGAAGAATCCAGTTGAAACAGACAAGGTTGAATCTGAGACTGAAGAGAGCAATGACGAGCATGGTGTTTGCCAAGACAAAACCATTTCAAGCTGTGCTGATAATGGAGATACAGTCAAATCATCACCTGAACCATTACTTGATGATGATGCTcatggtgatggtgatggtgatggtgtTGAAGATGATGAAGAACAGATAGAGGAAGAGAATGGAATTGAAGTTGAAAATGAAAAGAAGAGCTTTGATATTAAGGAAATGAATGTACAAGAGGACAAGAAGCTTCCCAAAATTGATATTCAAGTGAAGAAATCACCAGAAGAAAAGCCTAACAAAGCTATCAATGAAATGAAGAAG CCTCCACCAGTTGTAAAGCTTGCTACTTCAATTCCCACAAAATCTAAACCTT TTTCAGCCTCAAATGATGATTACCATTACCACAAATTCCCACAAACACAGAACAAATTGCAGAATATAG TAATGTGGAGAGACATACCGAAATCGGCACTGATGTTCGGAATAGGAGCATTCATCATAATCTCATCCTCTTACACACAAGATCTCAACATCAG CTTTATTTCTGTAATTTCCTATATGGGACTTGTTTACCTTGCAGCCATTTTCCTTTACAGATCAATCCTCTGCAG GGGAGTTGTGGAAATAGATGAATCAAACTGTGTGGTTGGAGAAGAAGAAGCAATTTGGTTACTTAAATTGGTTCTTCCTTACTTGAATGAGTTCTTATTAAAGCTGAGGGCACTTTTTTCTGGTGATCCTTCAACAACAATGAAG ATGGCAGTGCTGCTGTTTGTTTTGGCCAGGTGTGGCAGCTCTATAACCATCTGGAAAATGGCTAAACtcg GTTTCTTTGGCGTTTTCATTGTTCTAAAACTCTGCACTTCTTATTCTCACCAATTAACTGCATACG GAAAGTTTTGGATTGGACGGTTTCGAGATGCATGGGAATCATGCACACATAAAAAGGCCGTGGCAATGGTCCTCTTCACCCTGGTTTGGAACCTATGTTCTACTCTTGCTCGCATTTGGGCCG CATTCATGCTATTTGTGGCACTTCGATACTATCAGCAAAAAATGACGGATGAATGGATGGAGAGGGAAGAAGGTCTATGTGGAAATGGATCATCCATTGGAAATTTAAGACAAAGACATCATCGGCTTAACACATCTAAAGTAGAACCACTTAAAGTTAAGAGCGGATTCTGA
- the LOC107888429 gene encoding reticulon-like protein B21 isoform X7: MDLSYRRLGVKSNVVAAGSVWETRMKSDEFRGGIKVFNGEDEDEEEESINVDGDKRLKKGQSVGGSKRKTWKNESFDGFKKNPIKVVAKGRSMEHCKDLSLAVVDNGIKKKSPVQVKKGRSDGNERNPILMRKQRSQVHKRTAKTDSNGNEDLGLDSIEENEKNPVETDKVESETEESNDEHGVCQDKTISSCADNGDTVKSSPEPLLDDDAHGDGDGDGVEDDEEQIEEENGIEVENEKKSFDIKEMNVQEDKKLPKIDIQVKKSPEEKPNKAINEMKKVHEDKGSNVVNQVKKFSQFHNKIATFSSTMNKQPPPVVKLATSIPTKSKPFSASNDDYHYHKFPQTQNKLQNIVDLVMWRDIPKSALMFGIGAFIIISSSYTQDLNISFISVISYMGLVYLAAIFLYRSILCRGVVEIDESNCVVGEEEAIWLLKLVLPYLNEFLLKLRALFSGDPSTTMKMAVLLFVLARCGSSITIWKMAKLGFFGVFIVLKLCTSYSHQLTAYVLDWTVSRCMGIMHT; this comes from the exons atggatttGAGTTACAGAAGACTAGGTGTTAAAAGCAATGTTGTTGCAGCTGGGTCGGTGTGGGAAACTAGGATGAAGAGCGATGAATTCAGAGGTGGAATCAAGGTTTTCAATggagaagatgaagatgaagaagaagaaagcatCAATGTTGATGGTGATAAAAGATTGAAGAAAGGACAAAGTGTCGGTGGTAGCAAGAGAAAGACTTGGAAAAATGAAAGCTTTGATGGGTTCAAGAAGAACCCAATTAAGGTAGTAGCTAAAGGAAGATCCATGGAACATTGTAAAGATTTGAGCTTGGCTGTTGTTGATAATGGGATTAAGAAGAAGAGTCCAGTTCAGGTCAAGAAAGGAAGATCTGATGGAAATGAGAGAAACCCAATTCTTATGAGGAAGCAAAGATCTCAAGTTCATAAAAGGACTGCAAAAACAGATTCAAATGGAAATGAGGATTTGGGTTTAGATTCCATTGAAGAAAATGAGAAGAATCCAGTTGAAACAGACAAGGTTGAATCTGAGACTGAAGAGAGCAATGACGAGCATGGTGTTTGCCAAGACAAAACCATTTCAAGCTGTGCTGATAATGGAGATACAGTCAAATCATCACCTGAACCATTACTTGATGATGATGCTcatggtgatggtgatggtgatggtgtTGAAGATGATGAAGAACAGATAGAGGAAGAGAATGGAATTGAAGTTGAAAATGAAAAGAAGAGCTTTGATATTAAGGAAATGAATGTACAAGAGGACAAGAAGCTTCCCAAAATTGATATTCAAGTGAAGAAATCACCAGAAGAAAAGCCTAACAAAGCTATCAATGAAATGAAGAAGGTACATGAAGATAAAGGTAGTAATGTTGTTAATCAAGTGAAGAAATTTAGTCAATTCCATAACAAAATTGCAACTTTTTCTTCAACTATGAACAAACAGCCTCCACCAGTTGTAAAGCTTGCTACTTCAATTCCCACAAAATCTAAACCTT TTTCAGCCTCAAATGATGATTACCATTACCACAAATTCCCACAAACACAGAACAAATTGCAGAATATAG TTGATTTAGTAATGTGGAGAGACATACCGAAATCGGCACTGATGTTCGGAATAGGAGCATTCATCATAATCTCATCCTCTTACACACAAGATCTCAACATCAG CTTTATTTCTGTAATTTCCTATATGGGACTTGTTTACCTTGCAGCCATTTTCCTTTACAGATCAATCCTCTGCAG GGGAGTTGTGGAAATAGATGAATCAAACTGTGTGGTTGGAGAAGAAGAAGCAATTTGGTTACTTAAATTGGTTCTTCCTTACTTGAATGAGTTCTTATTAAAGCTGAGGGCACTTTTTTCTGGTGATCCTTCAACAACAATGAAG ATGGCAGTGCTGCTGTTTGTTTTGGCCAGGTGTGGCAGCTCTATAACCATCTGGAAAATGGCTAAACtcg GTTTCTTTGGCGTTTTCATTGTTCTAAAACTCTGCACTTCTTATTCTCACCAATTAACTGCATACG TTTTGGATTGGACGGTTTCGAGATGCATGGGAATCATGCACACATAA
- the LOC107888429 gene encoding reticulon-like protein B21 isoform X1, which produces MDLSYRRLGVKSNVVAAGSVWETRMKSDEFRGGIKVFNGEDEDEEEESINVDGDKRLKKGQSVGGSKRKTWKNESFDGFKKNPIKVVAKGRSMEHCKDLSLAVVDNGIKKKSPVQVKKGRSDGNERNPILMRKQRSQVHKRTAKTDSNGNEDLGLDSIEENEKNPVETDKVESETEESNDEHGVCQDKTISSCADNGDTVKSSPEPLLDDDAHGDGDGDGVEDDEEQIEEENGIEVENEKKSFDIKEMNVQEDKKLPKIDIQVKKSPEEKPNKAINEMKKVHEDKGSNVVNQVKKFSQFHNKIATFSSTMNKQPPPVVKLATSIPTKSKPFSASNDDYHYHKFPQTQNKLQNIVDLVMWRDIPKSALMFGIGAFIIISSSYTQDLNISFISVISYMGLVYLAAIFLYRSILCRGVVEIDESNCVVGEEEAIWLLKLVLPYLNEFLLKLRALFSGDPSTTMKMAVLLFVLARCGSSITIWKMAKLGFFGVFIVLKLCTSYSHQLTAYGKFWIGRFRDAWESCTHKKAVAMVLFTLVWNLCSTLARIWAAFMLFVALRYYQQKMTDEWMEREEGLCGNGSSIGNLRQRHHRLNTSKVEPLKVKSGF; this is translated from the exons atggatttGAGTTACAGAAGACTAGGTGTTAAAAGCAATGTTGTTGCAGCTGGGTCGGTGTGGGAAACTAGGATGAAGAGCGATGAATTCAGAGGTGGAATCAAGGTTTTCAATggagaagatgaagatgaagaagaagaaagcatCAATGTTGATGGTGATAAAAGATTGAAGAAAGGACAAAGTGTCGGTGGTAGCAAGAGAAAGACTTGGAAAAATGAAAGCTTTGATGGGTTCAAGAAGAACCCAATTAAGGTAGTAGCTAAAGGAAGATCCATGGAACATTGTAAAGATTTGAGCTTGGCTGTTGTTGATAATGGGATTAAGAAGAAGAGTCCAGTTCAGGTCAAGAAAGGAAGATCTGATGGAAATGAGAGAAACCCAATTCTTATGAGGAAGCAAAGATCTCAAGTTCATAAAAGGACTGCAAAAACAGATTCAAATGGAAATGAGGATTTGGGTTTAGATTCCATTGAAGAAAATGAGAAGAATCCAGTTGAAACAGACAAGGTTGAATCTGAGACTGAAGAGAGCAATGACGAGCATGGTGTTTGCCAAGACAAAACCATTTCAAGCTGTGCTGATAATGGAGATACAGTCAAATCATCACCTGAACCATTACTTGATGATGATGCTcatggtgatggtgatggtgatggtgtTGAAGATGATGAAGAACAGATAGAGGAAGAGAATGGAATTGAAGTTGAAAATGAAAAGAAGAGCTTTGATATTAAGGAAATGAATGTACAAGAGGACAAGAAGCTTCCCAAAATTGATATTCAAGTGAAGAAATCACCAGAAGAAAAGCCTAACAAAGCTATCAATGAAATGAAGAAGGTACATGAAGATAAAGGTAGTAATGTTGTTAATCAAGTGAAGAAATTTAGTCAATTCCATAACAAAATTGCAACTTTTTCTTCAACTATGAACAAACAGCCTCCACCAGTTGTAAAGCTTGCTACTTCAATTCCCACAAAATCTAAACCTT TTTCAGCCTCAAATGATGATTACCATTACCACAAATTCCCACAAACACAGAACAAATTGCAGAATATAG TTGATTTAGTAATGTGGAGAGACATACCGAAATCGGCACTGATGTTCGGAATAGGAGCATTCATCATAATCTCATCCTCTTACACACAAGATCTCAACATCAG CTTTATTTCTGTAATTTCCTATATGGGACTTGTTTACCTTGCAGCCATTTTCCTTTACAGATCAATCCTCTGCAG GGGAGTTGTGGAAATAGATGAATCAAACTGTGTGGTTGGAGAAGAAGAAGCAATTTGGTTACTTAAATTGGTTCTTCCTTACTTGAATGAGTTCTTATTAAAGCTGAGGGCACTTTTTTCTGGTGATCCTTCAACAACAATGAAG ATGGCAGTGCTGCTGTTTGTTTTGGCCAGGTGTGGCAGCTCTATAACCATCTGGAAAATGGCTAAACtcg GTTTCTTTGGCGTTTTCATTGTTCTAAAACTCTGCACTTCTTATTCTCACCAATTAACTGCATACG GAAAGTTTTGGATTGGACGGTTTCGAGATGCATGGGAATCATGCACACATAAAAAGGCCGTGGCAATGGTCCTCTTCACCCTGGTTTGGAACCTATGTTCTACTCTTGCTCGCATTTGGGCCG CATTCATGCTATTTGTGGCACTTCGATACTATCAGCAAAAAATGACGGATGAATGGATGGAGAGGGAAGAAGGTCTATGTGGAAATGGATCATCCATTGGAAATTTAAGACAAAGACATCATCGGCTTAACACATCTAAAGTAGAACCACTTAAAGTTAAGAGCGGATTCTGA
- the LOC107888429 gene encoding reticulon-like protein B21 isoform X2 — MDLSYRRLGVKSNVVAAGSVWETRMKSDEFRGGIKVFNGEDEDEEEESINVDGDKRLKKGQSVGGSKRKTWKNESFDGFKKNPIKVVAKGRSMEHCKDLSLAVVDNGIKKKSPVQVKKGRSDGNERNPILMRKQRSQVHKRTAKTDSNGNEDLGLDSIEENEKNPVETDKVESETEESNDEHGVCQDKTISSCADNGDTVKSSPEPLLDDDAHGDGDGDGVEDDEEQIEEENGIEVENEKKSFDIKEMNVQEDKKLPKIDIQVKKSPEEKPNKAINEMKKVHEDKGSNVVNQVKKFSQFHNKIATFSSTMNKQPPPVVKLATSIPTKSKPFSASNDDYHYHKFPQTQNKLQNIVMWRDIPKSALMFGIGAFIIISSSYTQDLNISFISVISYMGLVYLAAIFLYRSILCRGVVEIDESNCVVGEEEAIWLLKLVLPYLNEFLLKLRALFSGDPSTTMKMAVLLFVLARCGSSITIWKMAKLGFFGVFIVLKLCTSYSHQLTAYGKFWIGRFRDAWESCTHKKAVAMVLFTLVWNLCSTLARIWAAFMLFVALRYYQQKMTDEWMEREEGLCGNGSSIGNLRQRHHRLNTSKVEPLKVKSGF, encoded by the exons atggatttGAGTTACAGAAGACTAGGTGTTAAAAGCAATGTTGTTGCAGCTGGGTCGGTGTGGGAAACTAGGATGAAGAGCGATGAATTCAGAGGTGGAATCAAGGTTTTCAATggagaagatgaagatgaagaagaagaaagcatCAATGTTGATGGTGATAAAAGATTGAAGAAAGGACAAAGTGTCGGTGGTAGCAAGAGAAAGACTTGGAAAAATGAAAGCTTTGATGGGTTCAAGAAGAACCCAATTAAGGTAGTAGCTAAAGGAAGATCCATGGAACATTGTAAAGATTTGAGCTTGGCTGTTGTTGATAATGGGATTAAGAAGAAGAGTCCAGTTCAGGTCAAGAAAGGAAGATCTGATGGAAATGAGAGAAACCCAATTCTTATGAGGAAGCAAAGATCTCAAGTTCATAAAAGGACTGCAAAAACAGATTCAAATGGAAATGAGGATTTGGGTTTAGATTCCATTGAAGAAAATGAGAAGAATCCAGTTGAAACAGACAAGGTTGAATCTGAGACTGAAGAGAGCAATGACGAGCATGGTGTTTGCCAAGACAAAACCATTTCAAGCTGTGCTGATAATGGAGATACAGTCAAATCATCACCTGAACCATTACTTGATGATGATGCTcatggtgatggtgatggtgatggtgtTGAAGATGATGAAGAACAGATAGAGGAAGAGAATGGAATTGAAGTTGAAAATGAAAAGAAGAGCTTTGATATTAAGGAAATGAATGTACAAGAGGACAAGAAGCTTCCCAAAATTGATATTCAAGTGAAGAAATCACCAGAAGAAAAGCCTAACAAAGCTATCAATGAAATGAAGAAGGTACATGAAGATAAAGGTAGTAATGTTGTTAATCAAGTGAAGAAATTTAGTCAATTCCATAACAAAATTGCAACTTTTTCTTCAACTATGAACAAACAGCCTCCACCAGTTGTAAAGCTTGCTACTTCAATTCCCACAAAATCTAAACCTT TTTCAGCCTCAAATGATGATTACCATTACCACAAATTCCCACAAACACAGAACAAATTGCAGAATATAG TAATGTGGAGAGACATACCGAAATCGGCACTGATGTTCGGAATAGGAGCATTCATCATAATCTCATCCTCTTACACACAAGATCTCAACATCAG CTTTATTTCTGTAATTTCCTATATGGGACTTGTTTACCTTGCAGCCATTTTCCTTTACAGATCAATCCTCTGCAG GGGAGTTGTGGAAATAGATGAATCAAACTGTGTGGTTGGAGAAGAAGAAGCAATTTGGTTACTTAAATTGGTTCTTCCTTACTTGAATGAGTTCTTATTAAAGCTGAGGGCACTTTTTTCTGGTGATCCTTCAACAACAATGAAG ATGGCAGTGCTGCTGTTTGTTTTGGCCAGGTGTGGCAGCTCTATAACCATCTGGAAAATGGCTAAACtcg GTTTCTTTGGCGTTTTCATTGTTCTAAAACTCTGCACTTCTTATTCTCACCAATTAACTGCATACG GAAAGTTTTGGATTGGACGGTTTCGAGATGCATGGGAATCATGCACACATAAAAAGGCCGTGGCAATGGTCCTCTTCACCCTGGTTTGGAACCTATGTTCTACTCTTGCTCGCATTTGGGCCG CATTCATGCTATTTGTGGCACTTCGATACTATCAGCAAAAAATGACGGATGAATGGATGGAGAGGGAAGAAGGTCTATGTGGAAATGGATCATCCATTGGAAATTTAAGACAAAGACATCATCGGCTTAACACATCTAAAGTAGAACCACTTAAAGTTAAGAGCGGATTCTGA